The following is a genomic window from Spirosoma foliorum.
TTCGTGCGATGACATCATCCGTTGTGATTGCCGGTGATTTTACGGCCGATAATATCAAACACAACGGCACATTTACATCCTATCAGGAGTTCGGTACAAAACAAATTACCTCAACGAACTCTGACGTGCAGACATTCTGGGGAGGGGTATACAGAACCAATTATGTCGCCAATTTTATTCTGGAACGATTGCCCAATGTAACGGGTATAACGTCAGATAGCCGAAAAACCTTAACCGCCGAAGCGCGTTTCTTGCGTGGGCTGGCCAACTTTTACGGCGTTTATACCTTTGGCGATATTCCGCTGGTAACCACCACCAATCAGGCGACAAATCAAAATATTGCCCGCTCGCCTAAAGCGACTGTTTTGGCCGCTGTTCTGGCCGACTATACGGCTGCGCTGGCCGATTTGCCTGATGATTCATCGACTGGAGCCGCTTATTTGTCAAAACGAGTCGTTCAGGCTGCGTTGGCTCGGTATTACCTCTATCAAAAAAACTGGGCACAGGCAGAAAGTTACGCAACACTTCTGATCAGTTCGGGTAAATTTACGTTAGTGCCAGACTATACGAGCATCGTCAATGTGAATTTTACGGCTGAGTCGATCTTTGAAGTTGGTTATACGCAGAACGACGATCCGGCTACACTAAATACTTTATTTGTCAGCCGTCGGGAAGTTATTCCATCCGATCAGATTGTCATTGCCTTAAATTCTACAGAATCGGGTACCCGTGTTGCCACTATTGCCTTCGATGTGACAAAGCAGCAAGGGAATGACAATGGCTGGACGGTGAAAAAATATGGGACAGCTATTGAAGGCAACGCTAATATCGTTGTGTTTCGTCTGGCTGAAATGTACCTGATTCGGGCGGAAGCGCGGGCCCAGCAAGGAAAATTGACCGGTACAGCCGGAGCCATCGCCGACTTGACTGTGCTACGAACACGAGCGAAGGGCGTTGCGGTAACAGCTGCGGCACAGGCCGATGTACTGCTGGCTGTTGAGCGGGAGCGTTGGTATGAATTAGCGTTTGAAGGGCACCGCTGGTATGATCTGGTACGTACAGGCCGGGCACAGGCTGTGATGTCGGCGTTTTCGCCCAACTGGAATAGCCGCTACGAGTTATGGCCAATCCCACAGGCCGAAATTTTACGTAACCCTGCCTTGCAGGGTTCTCAAAATCCAGGATATTAATTCGTAAAGCGTTTTACTAATTATGAGATACTATAAACTAAGCGGGTTAATTGGAATGGTTGTGCTTCTTGGCATAGTTCTGCTCGCCTGTGAGAAGAGTGACATCGATCGTACATTCGAAGGACCCTATTTTGTGCGTTTTACAGATACGACACTGACCTATAAGGAAAGCTATAGCAAGCCTATTGCCATTGAAGTACACAACGTGGGGCCGCAGTTGGACCAGCCGATTACGATTAGTTATACCGTGAACGGAACTGCTCGCGAAGGCAAGGAATATACCATTGTGGGCACCAAAGGCACTGTTGTGATACCTGCCAAATCGAGCAAAGGCAATATTATGGTGCAGCTGATCAATAATGCGAATAACATTTTAGAATCGACTTCGCTGACTTTTGTGTTGACAGGTGTTCAGCCAAACACGTTGCAGGTTGGCTTTGGAAAGGAGAATATCATCGGGAAAGCATTAACGCTGACTATTCAGGACGACTGTCTGCTGGGTGGGTCTTATACGGGTAGTGGCCGTGTAGGAACAAAGACTTATGCTACATCTGATATTGGCATTACCAGTACTGATTGTAAGCAATATTTGTTAAGTAACTGGAATGTAGGCCTGATTAATTTGGTGGTTGTAGGGAATAGCACCTTGTTTGGGTTTAATGCTGAGCATCCTACACTGACGTTTATCGATAATGGCGATAATTCGCTTACCGTACCATCGCAAGCTAACGCTTCACTTGGAACCAACGGGGCTCTTAGTGGTACAGGGGCCTGGAACCCTCGTAACCGCCAAATTACGTTGAATCTTCAGGCTAAAGTTCGTATTGCCATGATTCGAGACACGGTTACAACGTATCGGGATACAACGCTTTTATTTACCCAGACCTACACGCCACAATAGCCACATTAACTTGTTAATTCCATGCGACAGTTTATACGTTTATTGCTAATTCCGGGTGTTGTTGGATGGCTTCTGGGAGGATGTTCTGAAAAATTAGAACCTAAGCCGCTTACTTATTCGCAACTGCTGACCGGAACGGATAAAAAGACCTGGAAAATGGTGTCTCTTCAGGTTATTGATGACGGTCAGGCATCTGGAGTGATACCCGTTGCGCAAACAGGTATCGATCCTTGTATTTATGACGATCTGCTAACGTTTTATGCCGATGCTGAGCATAAGTTTGAAGCGAGTGAAGGAGCGACCAAGTGTAGTGCTAGTGATCCGGACATTTACGTGACCGATACCTGGACGCTCGTTAATGCGAATGCTACTTTACAGTTTTACATACCAGTTTTGAATGGTATATATCCTTGGACAATAAAAAATTTGACCTCAACCGTGTTGACGGTCCAATATTATTTCCCGGATATTAATGCCAGCTATCAGTTCACATTCAATTCGGTTACTACCAAATAGGCGTATGTTCCGACGTTTACTCTACGTTTTTTTATGCGTTCTGTTGAGCCAGACGCTGCACGCTCAAACGCCTATTAAACGGGCTGAGCAGTGTGCTACTATGGAAATGGATAGCCTGTTGCGGGTTAAATATCCCCAATTAGGAACACTCAATCAATTTGAGCAGGCATTGCAGCAAAAAATGCTTGAGTTCAAAAAACAGCTGGCCAATGGCCGGGCTCCAGCGGCTACCGTCATTACCATTCCGGTGGTTATACACGTTGTACACAATGGTGAGACGGTTGGCTCGGGTCGTAATATCAGCCTCGCTCAAGTACAATCGCAACTGGCTGTGCTGAATGAAGATTATCGTCGGAAGGCGGGTACGCGTGGGTTCAACGACAATCCGGTTGGAGCCGATATTGAGATTGAATTCTGTCCAGCGGTAGTTAATCCACAAGGCCAGCCTATGGCGGAACCAGGTATCGATCGATACAATGGTGGCCGGGCCAACTGGACCCAGAACGATATCGATGGCGTATTGAAACCCAGCACCTACTGGAATCCCGATAAATATTACAACATCTGGGTGGTCGATATCAGCGACCCATCGATAAACGGGCAGTTGTTAGGCTATGCCCAATTTCCAACGCAGTCGGGTCTGGCCGGTATTCCATCCGATGGCCCTGCCAGTACGGATGGCGTCGTGATCTATTATAAAGCCTTTGGGAGTTCGGAAAAAGGTACTTTCCCGGTACTCCAATCCCCTTATAATTTAGGGCGTACCTTAAGCCACGAAACGGGGCACTGGCTGGGGCTCCGCCATATTTGGGGAGATACCAACTGTGGCGATGATTTTTGTGCCGATACGCCACCTCAGGCTTCGGCCAGTAGCGGCTGTCAGGTTGGACGGGTAAGTTGTGGTGCTACGAACATGGTGCAGAACTACATGGATTATTCGAACGATGCCTGTTTCAACATCTTCACCCTCAATCAAA
Proteins encoded in this region:
- a CDS encoding RagB/SusD family nutrient uptake outer membrane protein produces the protein MRSYIICFIFTLTILTSCQDVLQPTPTDIRIDDLTLKTAADAPLVRIGLYSAFRAMTSSVVIAGDFTADNIKHNGTFTSYQEFGTKQITSTNSDVQTFWGGVYRTNYVANFILERLPNVTGITSDSRKTLTAEARFLRGLANFYGVYTFGDIPLVTTTNQATNQNIARSPKATVLAAVLADYTAALADLPDDSSTGAAYLSKRVVQAALARYYLYQKNWAQAESYATLLISSGKFTLVPDYTSIVNVNFTAESIFEVGYTQNDDPATLNTLFVSRREVIPSDQIVIALNSTESGTRVATIAFDVTKQQGNDNGWTVKKYGTAIEGNANIVVFRLAEMYLIRAEARAQQGKLTGTAGAIADLTVLRTRAKGVAVTAAAQADVLLAVERERWYELAFEGHRWYDLVRTGRAQAVMSAFSPNWNSRYELWPIPQAEILRNPALQGSQNPGY
- a CDS encoding Calx-beta domain-containing protein, which translates into the protein MRYYKLSGLIGMVVLLGIVLLACEKSDIDRTFEGPYFVRFTDTTLTYKESYSKPIAIEVHNVGPQLDQPITISYTVNGTAREGKEYTIVGTKGTVVIPAKSSKGNIMVQLINNANNILESTSLTFVLTGVQPNTLQVGFGKENIIGKALTLTIQDDCLLGGSYTGSGRVGTKTYATSDIGITSTDCKQYLLSNWNVGLINLVVVGNSTLFGFNAEHPTLTFIDNGDNSLTVPSQANASLGTNGALSGTGAWNPRNRQITLNLQAKVRIAMIRDTVTTYRDTTLLFTQTYTPQ